A genomic window from Chlorobium phaeobacteroides DSM 266 includes:
- a CDS encoding DUF4347 domain-containing protein: MAKSIVFIDSRIPDKEVLISCLSENTEYVILEADRDGLQQIAESLFSKSGYDSIQMFSHGSPGSITIGSTVLDNSSLTAYAEQLNAIGNSLSENGDLLLFGCNVAAGAEGKQFIESLSHMTGADVAASDDVTGSASSGGDWKLERQTGVIETAPAWSSEPAISGTLSTFSDDENYDLATFAQLAKLSRLSYETGGELNNQLQWIGWSLHGEARYHAFDVGAIYIDAHAICAVRNEDGRKEMTIAFQGSDLIDFVTTDIVGYGFSLYYRSVRAEVVAWLKEAVAEKYDAIYITGHSLGGAAAQIALLDIMGNQNQSIWTLSTVPLNTNDRITDAGLTSEELSYVRSHISGATFGAPDVRIDPSKYSAIYGFGILNDNVYDESWFKTHLYQFEHKSTGLDGDPVAALGGEIGQFVAIDLSEDIKDRYWGLNPIAFLHSMDAYNESMLRALTGSPLISSGSLDYGELIDSLSTNPSEGNDRIVLTQAKFNAQPLNDRLNAFAGNDILITNSTTPQSALIIGGDGHDTYIVHDSGVDIKISGPSGEHIDNLYFNQIGQISTYVNEDNLVVLITNYDESSRVEIVGWYSSEETYRIGQIGVIQPSDDYYWSFQNISLESLNIPLFREGLDYSDDVIVGLYAEDDIMNGYGGNDTMEGRGGDDEINPGGGNDTVDAGSGDDTVNMVAVYQYTQSDVLDGGSGTDTLNLDYTSEWYSYDYWSYYDGGFDYGIYDAEDTRTTLASGSSLNDIQTALSTAVKTVFDGQNTDVSVSNFEILNLKGSQTDNLLIFQMVGSYDGQGGTDTFYADWSGKSVAVNWINTGEAYIYEGVTVSNVERLLLQTGSGADVIDNTAFSTNDDVRTGAGNDTISVGWGNDYIDGGAGNDVLNPGGGNDTVDAGSGDDTVNMVAVYQYTQSDVLDGGSGTDTLNLDYTSEWYSYDYWSYYDGGFDYGIYDAEDTRTTLASGSSLNDIQTALSTAVKTVFDGQNTDVSVSNFEILNLKGSQTDNLLIFQMVGSYDGQGGTDTFYADWSGKSVAVNWINTGEAYIYEGVTVSNVERLLLQTGSGADVIDNTAFSTNDDVRTGAGNDTISVGWGNDYIDGGAGNDVLNPGGGNDTVDAGSGDDTVNMVAVYQYTQSDVLDGGSGTDTLNLDYTSEWYSYDYWSYYDGGFDYGIYDAEDTRTTLASGSSLNDIQTALSTAVKTVFDGQNTDVSVSNFEILNLKGSQTDNLLIFQMVGSYDGQGGTDTFYADWSGKSVAVNWINTGEAYIYEGVTVSNVERLLLQTGSGADVIDNTAFSTNDDVRTGAGNDTISVGWGNDYIDGGAGNDVLNPGGGNDTVDAGSGDDTVNMVAVYQYTQSDVLDGGSGTDTLNLDYTSEWYSYDYWSYYDGGFDYGIYDAEDTRTTLASGSSLNDIQTALSTAVKTVFDGQNTDVSVSNFEILNLKGSQTDNLLIFQMVGSYDGQGGTDTFYADWSGKSVAVNWINTGEAYIYEGVTVSNVERLLLQTGSGADVIDNTAFSTNDDVRTGAGDDALLGGAGNDILDGGSGADSMAGGIGDDTYVVNYSLDVVTENADEGTDLVKSSTSWTLGDHVEHLELTGTANTRGTGNELDNRITGNIGSNMLAGDAGKDTLLGGAGNDTLDGGTGADSMAGGIGDDTYVVDDILDVVTEYAGEGTDLVKSSTSWTLGDHVEHLELSGTANTRGTGNELDNRITGNIGSNMLAGDAGKDTLLGGAGNDALDGGSGADSMVGGIGDDTYVVNYSLDVVTENADEGIDLVQSSTGWTLGANVEHLELTGTANTRGTGNELDNRITGNSGKNTLVGGAGNDTLDGGSGADSMAGGEGDDVYVVNYSLDVVTENADEGIDLVQSSTGWTLGANVENLELTGTANTRGTGNDLDNRITGNSGKNTLIGGAGNDTLDGGSGADSMVGGIGDDTYVVNYSLDVVTENADEGIDLVQSSTGWTLGANVEHLELTGTANTRGTGNDLDNVITGNSGKNYLAGEEGEDILLGGAGADTLYGGMGADELTGGTGRDVFLYNNSSESGITEGAWDVITDFTAGFDRLDLSGIDANTGIAGNQSFSSDILGSGDAFSEAGQLRFDSGSGVLYGNTDGDADAEFAIKFTGIGSMSSSDIVL; this comes from the coding sequence ATGGCGAAAAGTATTGTTTTCATTGATAGTCGTATACCAGATAAAGAAGTTCTGATAAGTTGCTTGAGTGAAAATACGGAATATGTCATTCTCGAAGCTGACCGGGACGGTTTGCAACAGATTGCTGAATCGCTGTTCAGCAAATCAGGCTACGACTCCATACAGATGTTCTCTCACGGTTCTCCGGGTTCTATTACAATTGGCAGTACAGTACTCGATAACAGCTCATTGACGGCTTATGCCGAGCAACTCAATGCCATCGGCAACTCTTTGAGCGAAAACGGTGATCTTCTGCTTTTTGGTTGTAACGTCGCAGCCGGAGCAGAAGGCAAGCAGTTCATAGAGTCACTTTCGCACATGACGGGAGCGGATGTCGCAGCATCGGATGATGTGACGGGATCAGCTTCATCGGGAGGCGACTGGAAACTCGAACGACAGACAGGGGTAATCGAGACTGCTCCAGCATGGTCAAGCGAACCCGCAATCTCCGGGACGCTGTCCACATTCTCCGACGATGAAAACTACGATTTAGCCACTTTCGCTCAACTGGCAAAGTTAAGTCGCCTTTCGTATGAAACAGGTGGAGAACTAAATAATCAATTACAGTGGATTGGCTGGAGTCTTCATGGCGAGGCTCGTTATCATGCTTTCGATGTAGGTGCGATATACATTGATGCTCATGCCATCTGTGCAGTCCGCAACGAGGATGGCAGAAAAGAGATGACAATAGCATTTCAGGGAAGCGATTTAATAGATTTTGTTACAACAGATATTGTGGGATATGGTTTTTCGTTGTATTACAGATCTGTTCGGGCTGAAGTTGTTGCCTGGCTTAAAGAAGCTGTGGCAGAAAAATATGATGCTATCTATATAACGGGTCACAGTCTGGGCGGCGCTGCAGCGCAAATTGCTTTGCTCGATATAATGGGAAACCAGAACCAGTCAATCTGGACTCTTTCAACGGTACCCCTGAATACAAATGATCGTATCACCGATGCCGGATTGACATCCGAGGAGTTGAGCTATGTCAGGTCACATATCAGCGGTGCAACATTTGGTGCACCCGATGTGAGAATCGACCCATCAAAATATAGTGCAATTTATGGATTTGGGATTTTAAATGACAATGTGTACGATGAGAGTTGGTTCAAGACACACTTGTACCAGTTTGAACATAAAAGTACAGGGCTTGATGGAGATCCCGTTGCTGCATTGGGAGGTGAGATTGGTCAGTTCGTCGCGATTGATTTATCTGAAGATATAAAAGATCGCTATTGGGGACTGAATCCGATCGCTTTTCTGCATTCAATGGACGCCTATAACGAATCCATGCTTCGTGCTTTAACTGGCAGCCCGTTGATTTCTTCCGGCAGCCTCGATTATGGCGAACTCATTGATTCACTCTCGACTAATCCAAGTGAAGGTAATGACCGTATAGTTCTTACACAGGCCAAGTTCAATGCCCAGCCTCTTAATGACAGACTTAATGCTTTTGCCGGTAACGATATTCTTATAACAAACTCAACAACTCCTCAATCAGCTTTGATTATTGGCGGCGACGGGCACGATACGTATATCGTACATGATTCGGGAGTCGATATAAAAATCAGCGGACCTTCGGGCGAGCATATTGATAATCTATACTTCAATCAGATAGGCCAGATATCCACGTATGTCAATGAGGATAATCTTGTTGTGCTTATCACCAATTATGATGAATCCAGCAGAGTAGAGATTGTTGGCTGGTATTCATCTGAGGAAACCTATCGAATTGGACAAATAGGAGTAATCCAGCCGTCAGATGACTATTACTGGAGTTTCCAGAACATTTCGTTGGAAAGTCTGAACATACCGTTGTTCAGAGAAGGTCTGGACTACAGCGATGACGTTATTGTTGGTCTCTACGCCGAAGACGATATAATGAATGGCTATGGCGGAAACGATACCATGGAAGGACGTGGTGGCGACGATGAGATCAATCCAGGCGGAGGCAACGACACTGTTGATGCGGGATCAGGCGACGACACGGTGAACATGGTTGCGGTGTATCAATATACCCAATCGGATGTGCTCGACGGCGGGAGTGGAACCGATACGCTGAATCTGGATTATACATCGGAATGGTACTCGTATGACTATTGGTCGTACTACGATGGAGGTTTTGACTATGGTATCTATGATGCGGAGGATACGAGAACAACGCTGGCCAGCGGTTCGAGCCTGAACGATATTCAGACAGCGCTGTCCACAGCGGTTAAGACGGTGTTTGACGGTCAAAACACGGATGTGAGTGTCAGCAACTTCGAGATTCTGAACCTCAAAGGATCGCAAACCGACAACCTGCTGATCTTCCAGATGGTCGGCAGCTACGATGGTCAAGGGGGTACAGACACCTTTTATGCGGACTGGAGCGGCAAGAGTGTTGCGGTGAACTGGATCAACACCGGCGAGGCATATATCTATGAAGGGGTCACCGTGAGCAACGTAGAGCGTCTGCTGCTGCAAACGGGCAGCGGAGCAGACGTGATTGATAACACAGCGTTCAGTACCAATGACGATGTTCGTACAGGAGCGGGTAACGATACGATCAGTGTTGGTTGGGGCAATGACTACATTGACGGCGGTGCAGGTAACGACGTGCTCAATCCAGGCGGAGGCAACGACACTGTTGATGCGGGATCAGGCGACGACACGGTGAACATGGTTGCGGTGTATCAATATACCCAATCGGATGTGCTCGACGGCGGGAGTGGAACCGATACGCTGAATCTGGATTATACATCGGAATGGTACTCGTATGACTATTGGTCGTACTATGATGGAGGTTTTGACTATGGTATCTATGATGCGGAGGATACGAGAACAACGCTGGCCAGCGGTTCGAGCCTGAACGATATTCAGACAGCGCTGTCCACAGCGGTTAAGACGGTGTTTGACGGTCAAAACACGGATGTGAGTGTCAGCAACTTCGAGATTCTGAACCTCAAAGGATCGCAAACCGACAACCTGCTGATCTTCCAGATGGTCGGCAGCTACGATGGTCAAGGGGGTACAGACACCTTTTATGCGGACTGGAGCGGCAAGAGTGTTGCGGTGAACTGGATCAACACCGGCGAGGCATATATCTATGAAGGGGTCACCGTGAGCAACGTAGAGCGTCTGCTGCTGCAAACGGGCAGCGGAGCAGACGTGATTGATAACACAGCGTTCAGTACCAATGACGATGTTCGTACAGGAGCGGGTAACGATACGATCAGTGTTGGTTGGGGCAATGACTACATTGACGGCGGTGCAGGTAACGACGTGCTCAATCCAGGCGGAGGCAACGACACTGTTGATGCGGGATCAGGCGACGACACGGTGAACATGGTTGCGGTGTATCAATATACCCAATCGGATGTGCTCGACGGCGGGAGTGGAACCGATACGCTGAATCTGGATTATACATCGGAATGGTACTCGTATGACTATTGGTCGTACTACGATGGAGGTTTTGACTATGGTATCTATGATGCGGAGGATACGAGAACAACGCTGGCCAGCGGTTCGAGCCTGAACGATATTCAGACAGCGCTGTCCACAGCGGTTAAGACGGTGTTTGACGGTCAAAACACGGATGTGAGTGTCAGCAACTTCGAGATTCTGAACCTCAAAGGATCGCAAACCGACAACCTGCTGATCTTCCAGATGGTCGGCAGCTACGATGGTCAAGGGGGTACAGACACCTTTTATGCGGACTGGAGCGGCAAGAGTGTTGCGGTGAACTGGATCAACACCGGCGAGGCATATATCTATGAAGGGGTCACCGTGAGCAACGTAGAGCGTCTGCTGCTGCAAACGGGCAGCGGAGCAGACGTGATTGATAACACAGCGTTCAGTACCAATGACGATGTTCGTACAGGAGCGGGTAACGATACGATCAGTGTTGGTTGGGGCAATGACTACATTGACGGCGGTGCAGGTAACGACGTGCTCAATCCAGGCGGAGGCAACGACACTGTTGATGCGGGATCAGGCGACGACACGGTGAACATGGTTGCGGTGTATCAATATACCCAATCGGATGTGCTCGACGGCGGGAGTGGAACCGATACGCTGAATCTGGATTATACATCGGAATGGTACTCGTATGACTATTGGTCGTACTACGATGGAGGTTTTGACTATGGTATCTATGATGCGGAGGATACGAGAACAACGCTGGCCAGCGGTTCGAGCCTGAACGATATTCAGACAGCGCTGTCCACAGCGGTTAAGACGGTGTTTGACGGTCAAAACACGGATGTGAGTGTCAGCAACTTCGAGATTCTGAACCTCAAAGGATCGCAAACCGACAACCTGCTGATCTTCCAGATGGTCGGCAGCTACGATGGTCAAGGGGGTACAGACACCTTTTATGCGGACTGGAGCGGCAAGAGTGTTGCGGTGAACTGGATCAACACCGGCGAGGCATATATCTATGAAGGGGTCACCGTGAGCAACGTAGAGCGTCTGCTGCTGCAAACGGGCAGCGGAGCAGACGTGATTGATAACACAGCGTTCAGTACCAATGACGATGTTCGTACAGGAGCGGGTGATGATGCGCTACTTGGTGGAGCCGGCAACGACATATTGGATGGCGGCAGTGGAGCGGACAGCATGGCTGGCGGTATCGGCGATGACACCTACGTGGTGAACTACAGCCTCGACGTGGTGACAGAAAATGCCGATGAAGGTACCGATCTTGTAAAGTCAAGCACAAGCTGGACGTTGGGGGATCATGTGGAGCACCTTGAGCTGACCGGCACGGCCAACACGCGAGGCACGGGTAACGAACTCGATAACCGGATAACGGGAAATATCGGTTCGAATATGCTGGCCGGTGATGCCGGGAAAGATACGCTACTTGGTGGGGCGGGCAATGACACGCTGGATGGAGGTACCGGAGCGGACAGCATGGCCGGCGGCATCGGTGATGACACCTATGTTGTAGACGACATCCTTGATGTGGTGACGGAGTATGCGGGTGAAGGTACCGATCTTGTAAAGTCAAGCACAAGCTGGACGTTGGGGGATCATGTGGAGCACCTTGAGCTGAGCGGCACGGCCAACACGCGCGGCACGGGTAACGAACTCGATAACCGGATAACGGGAAATATCGGTTCGAATATGCTGGCCGGTGATGCCGGGAAAGATACGCTACTTGGTGGGGCGGGCAATGACGCGCTGGATGGCGGCAGTGGAGCGGACAGCATGGTCGGCGGCATCGGCGACGACACCTATGTTGTGAACTACAGTCTCGATGTGGTGACGGAGAATGCCGATGAAGGCATCGACCTTGTACAGTCGAGCACAGGCTGGACGCTTGGAGCCAATGTGGAGCACCTTGAGCTGACCGGCACGGCCAACACGCGAGGCACGGGTAACGAACTCGATAACCGGATTACGGGCAACAGTGGTAAAAATACTCTCGTCGGCGGGGCTGGCAACGACACGCTGGATGGCGGCAGTGGAGCGGACAGCATGGCAGGAGGAGAGGGAGATGATGTGTATGTGGTGAACTACAGTCTCGATGTGGTGACGGAGAATGCCGATGAAGGCATCGACCTTGTGCAATCGAGCACCGGTTGGACGCTTGGAGCCAATGTGGAGAACCTTGAGCTGACCGGCACGGCCAACACGCGCGGCACGGGCAACGACCTCGATAACCGGATTACGGGCAACAGTGGTAAAAATACTCTCATCGGCGGGGCGGGCAACGACACGCTGGATGGCGGCAGTGGAGCGGACAGCATGGTCGGCGGTATCGGTGATGACACCTACGTTGTGAACTACAGTCTCGATGTGGTGACGGAGAATGCCGATGAAGGCATCGACCTTGTGCAATCGAGCACCGGTTGGACGCTTGGAGCCAATGTGGAGCACCTTGAGCTGACCGGCACGGCCAACACGCGAGGCACGGGCAATGACCTTGACAACGTGATAACGGGCAACAGCGGAAAGAATTATCTGGCTGGCGAAGAAGGGGAAGACATCCTGCTTGGCGGTGCAGGTGCCGATACGCTCTATGGCGGCATGGGGGCAGACGAGTTGACAGGCGGTACAGGTCGTGACGTCTTCCTCTACAACAACAGCAGCGAGAGCGGCATCACGGAAGGAGCCTGGGACGTGATAACCGACTTTACCGCAGGTTTTGACCGTCTCGATCTGAGCGGTATCGATGCGAATACGGGCATAGCCGGAAACCAGTCATTCAGCAGCGATATACTTGGCAGTGGAGATGCATTTTCGGAAGCGGGCCAGTTGCGCTTTGACAGTGGCTCAGGGGTTCTGTACGGCAATACGGACGGAGACGCAGATGCGGAATTTGCGATCAAGTTCACAGGCATCGGCAGCATGAGTTCATCCGATATCGTGCTCTGA